The following DNA comes from Deltaproteobacteria bacterium.
TCACAGCCCGGGACCACATTTTGAATGAATTCCCCTTGTGCATATGATGGCAGGCGCTGCATGTTCCTTTCTCACCGGCCTTTACGGCATCACTGTTTTCTTCGTCGGGGTAAAACTTTGCAATATCGTGCTTCGTCTCATAAATTGTCTTCTTCGAGGTATGACAGGTAACACAAAGGGCTCCTTTTACGTTAGCATTCTGAAGAAGATGATTGTCCTTAGTCCCGTTATGCGGCGTATGGCAGGTTATACAGTTAATCCTGCCGTCATAACTCAGGTAAGGCTTTTTCCCGTTATCCCATTTTTCAGGAAGTCTGGCCTCTTCCATTAGAGGAACATCAACGGGATGGCTAAACCTTCTTTTGGAATCTTCCTCGGCAAGGGCAGGTTTTTTTGTATGACAGGTCTCACATAGCTGGGAATGAGTAAGGCTTCCTTTACTGTTGGGTATAACAAGAAAATGCTCGTTTGTACTGCCATGAGGCGTATGGCAGGTCTGGCAGATAACCGTATCATTGCTGCCCAGTTTTCCACCGTTGTTTACAATTTTACGGGGAATCTTTTTGAGCTTGACATCAATGGGATGGTTGCCCATCTTGGGACCACCTTTTTTGTTTCTGTGGCACCTTTTACACATTAGTGAATTAACATTTGCCTCACGGAGGAAGATGGTTTCCGCCATTCCCGGTTTCGTATTAACACCATGGGCTGAATGGCAGGTTGCGCACTGGATCCTTCCTTCCTTGTCAAGGGGGTACTCTTCAGGAACGGAAACATTGGCAGAAGGCTTGACACCCGTTTTATGTCTGCTCGTTTCCCAGACTTTCAGCCTCGAATCGCCAACGGAACCATCATGGCAGCTGTAACACATCATCTCGTTAGCAACAAGCTTTTCTTTTGGATAGTCCGTTAAATCCGTCGATTGCCCCTGACGATAGAAGACATCGATCCAGTTAATATGGCACATGGCACACTCTTTAGCGGAGTTAACGCCACCGCCGGTTTCCGCAAATGCCGGCAATGGAGATAGAAACAATAATAAGAGGACAGGAAGCTTTAAAACAGAAAAGAGACTGTTCGAGGAGTATTTAGATTTGAATTTTAAGTCTGCAGTTTCTTTCATTTTAACTCGAAGACACTTACCTTATGGGCAAACTGCTCAACAACATAAAGACGATCATCTTTGTCAAAGGAAATTCTTATGGGAGTGATAAATTTCTTAATACCATTTTTTTCATCTCCGATTAGAGCAAGAAAGTTACCATCGCTATCAAATGCCTGGATAACGCCGAGAAAGCTGTCACTTACATAGATCCTTCCTTTAGAATCGACGGCAACACCCTTTGGCCTGAAATACTGACCGCTATCAACTCCCCACTCGCCCACATCAACGGTGAAGCGTCCCTCCGGGCTCAACACCCTTACCCTCGTGTTGATAACATCAACGACATAGACGTTACCCTTCCTGTCAATATCAAGCGTAAAGGGCCATCTGAGATCGACTTTTATCTTTCCCAGCCCCATTTCACCGATGGATCGAACAAAGCGTTTTCTTCTGAGATTATAGGTATAGATGACATGGTTTTCATTATCCACCATGTACAGGAGTTTCCTTCTCTTATCGACAACAGTATCGGTAGGGTCCGGATTTTTTGTTCCTTCAGGCGGAACCTGGATCTCATAGAGAAAATCACCTTTGGGAGAGAGGGCCACTATCCTGTGGTTTCCACTGTCAGCAACATAGACGTTTCCTTTCCTGTCCAGGCTGAGGCCAAGAGGCATATCGAATTCTCCCTCGCCGCTACCTCCTTTTCCAAATTCATAGAGATATTCACCCTGGCCGTCGAAAACGACAACCCGGTTATTGACCCCGTCAAGGACGTAAGCAAGGCCATCTTCCGAGATAGCTACATCGCTCGGATGTTTAAAGCGGTCTTCCTTCTTTTCAATGGTAAAAAGATACTTGAGTTCCTGATATTTAGGTTTTGCATAGCTTAACCTTATATCAGGGAAAAGGAGAACGGATAAAAGTACAATAGCAAATAAAGGTTTTATTTTCATGAGGTTGACTGCCTAACAGAACGTTTGCTTCATATAATAGAGCTTTGTTCAGGACTAGTCAAGAAAATGGAGCGCTTCTTATTACCGGTGGGTCTTAAAACAAGGTCACTTGAATTTAACTTCCAGCCTCAATGTCTTGTCTTCCTGAACCTCAACACCCCTCAGCCATTTTTCCTGGCCCATATAGTGTATTTTTACGTCATACTTTCCGGAAAAAAGATCCATCTCAGCAGGAAATGTTTCCGTCATATCGATCTTTTCGCCGGTACTTGCATTATATATTTCACACCACCATTGAGGCTTTTTTAATTTTCTCTTTTTGCCAAAAATCTGCTTTTTGCCACTAAATGTCTTAACAATCATTGAACCTTTCGCAAAACTAACCGTTTCCTTATGACGCTTTCCCTCTTTAATTCTCACGTTTTTAAGCAGGCGTTCAGCATTACCATATTTCAATTTTACGTCATATATGCCGGCAGGCAAATGAAATTGAGCAGGAAAATTATGTGTACTTTCCAGGAGCAGTTCATCGCCCGCCCTGAAAACTCTTGCACCCCATAAATATCCGTACCTGGTCTGCATATACTCCCTGACCTCTTCTCCTGTCGGACCGAGTACTTTGATCTCCATATTATAGGCCACGTTTCCCTCTATGCGATTAAGTGCTTTTTTAAAATCCGTCGCCTTGGCTGCACCGTAAAATTGCCCCCCCGATTGCGAGGCGAGGCATTTGAGTTTTTCCATAGATTCAAGATCGGGGAGCATAAAACCGAGCACATGAAACCGGGCGGACTTCCCCCTCGCTCTCAACATGCGATACTTAACGCAGGGGTCAGATTTGCAGGCCTTTCTTCCGCTAATATAGAAAACCTTGTCATTATCTGCATTTAGTCCCTTTATGGCATCACCAAGAGATTTTTTAAAAATAACTTCTGCAGGAACAATCTTCATCAGTTCAAGGGCATTTTTCCTTGCTTCTTCCACTTTAAAAGCACTTCTTGCAGGATCCTCGCAGGAATCTCCATCGTAAAAATAGACCTTGAGATCATCAAACATTCCCCTGTTCTTCTTCAGAAATTTCCCCACTTCTCTAGAGGCAAAATCGAGTTTACTGTATCCATTTACTTCTTCATCAGTCATCCAACCCGATGAATCCATGAGAACAACCATCCTCGATGCAGACGCCTGCAAAGGCAAAGCAAGGAAGAGGAGAAAAATAAATGTTAATTTGACGATAGGCCTAGAAATCATCACTCTGTGGCACATTACCTGTTTCCCCCGGCATTAAGAATTTAGGTATATAAAAAGCTTTGTACTTCTGAACCATTCCGACAACCTCCGTTCCTGTCAGATCATTAACACGGTGACGGGGATAGCCAAGCCTGGCAAAGGGTAGATAAGGTTCATCAGGCTGGTGACAGCCGTCACAGAGAAGCGGCTGGTCATTAACTATTCTGTGTATAACCTTCTTCATTTTAGATTGCTGTGTCGGTGCGAGAAGGTCTTTTTTCTTCAAATATTCTTCGGCAAATTCCTTCTCCTTTTCCCCGTTAAGGAACCGGAATTTTTCTCCTTTTACAGTACCGGGAGCAATCTTGGCACCATAGTTACCATACCTGTCAATTTCAGTAGCAACCAGCCCCGGAGGATTACCAATTGCCTTTCCTGTCTTTTTATCATACCAGCGGAAAGTCCATGCCTCTTTCCCTTCAGGAGGCTGAATATGGCAGGTTTCACAGGCAAGATAAAAGGCATGCATATTCAGGAAGGCACGGATGGCCTTGGCCTTGTCATGGGGAACATCACCATGACACCTGATACATACACTTTGCGTATCGAACTCTACTGAAAATCCGGTATGGTGGAAATGACCCTTTACATACTGCTCTTTGATAACCCGGTATCCAAGATCAGTTTCCGCCGTCTGTGACTGCTCTGAAAGCATTTTCTGAAAGAGTTTTTCCTCTTCCGAAGTGCCGTCGTCAAGCTGCTCTTCATGAGCTGCATCATGATCATCATGCAGGTAATGGCCGAAGATAACAGGGAATATAAAGGTCCCATACCAGATGGTAAATGCCATCAGGGCTACCGTGTAGAGTTTAAAA
Coding sequences within:
- a CDS encoding NHL repeat-containing protein; its protein translation is MKIKPLFAIVLLSVLLFPDIRLSYAKPKYQELKYLFTIEKKEDRFKHPSDVAISEDGLAYVLDGVNNRVVVFDGQGEYLYEFGKGGSGEGEFDMPLGLSLDRKGNVYVADSGNHRIVALSPKGDFLYEIQVPPEGTKNPDPTDTVVDKRRKLLYMVDNENHVIYTYNLRRKRFVRSIGEMGLGKIKVDLRWPFTLDIDRKGNVYVVDVINTRVRVLSPEGRFTVDVGEWGVDSGQYFRPKGVAVDSKGRIYVSDSFLGVIQAFDSDGNFLALIGDEKNGIKKFITPIRISFDKDDRLYVVEQFAHKVSVFELK
- a CDS encoding cytochrome C; amino-acid sequence: MDIFKKIIFKLYTVALMAFTIWYGTFIFPVIFGHYLHDDHDAAHEEQLDDGTSEEEKLFQKMLSEQSQTAETDLGYRVIKEQYVKGHFHHTGFSVEFDTQSVCIRCHGDVPHDKAKAIRAFLNMHAFYLACETCHIQPPEGKEAWTFRWYDKKTGKAIGNPPGLVATEIDRYGNYGAKIAPGTVKGEKFRFLNGEKEKEFAEEYLKKKDLLAPTQQSKMKKVIHRIVNDQPLLCDGCHQPDEPYLPFARLGYPRHRVNDLTGTEVVGMVQKYKAFYIPKFLMPGETGNVPQSDDF